One Deltaproteobacteria bacterium CG2_30_66_27 DNA segment encodes these proteins:
- a CDS encoding acetolactate synthase, large subunit, biosynthetic type has translation MQMTGAEIFVKALADLGVDVVFGYPGGATIHIYDALFKNVKVRHMLCRHEQGAVHMADGYARASGKTGVCLVTSGPGATNTVTGLATAYMDSIPVVVFTGQVPTLLIGNDAFQEADIVGISRPCTKHNYLVKETKDLARIVKEAFYIASTGRPGPVLVDMPKDVLAGSARYDLPKEVSLRGYRPTYEGHQRQVESAVRLLLSRERPVVYAGGGIILSNASGELAELSHALSLPVTTTLMGMGAFPGSDPLSLGMLGMHGTYAANMAISTSDVILAVGARFDDRVTGKISEFAPHAKIIHVDIDPTSIQKNVRVDIPIVGDLKDVLRKMIKLVKGKKEATAFRGTTAAWRGQIASWAKNHPLTYKPSKGKIKPQYVVEQIHKLTKGKAIVATEVGQNQMWAAQFYNYDQPRTFLSSGGLGTMGYGLPAAIGAQVAMPGRLVVDIAGDGSIQMNIQELATAVQYRIPVKVVILNNGMLGMVRQWQELFFDGNYSQTCLPRIPDFVKLAEAYGAKGFRATKPEEVPEVLRKGFAADGPVLIDVITDPTENVYPMVPAGAALTEMLLV, from the coding sequence ATGCAGATGACCGGTGCGGAGATCTTCGTCAAGGCGCTCGCGGACCTCGGGGTCGACGTGGTCTTCGGCTATCCCGGCGGGGCGACCATCCACATCTACGACGCCCTGTTCAAGAACGTCAAGGTGCGCCACATGCTGTGCCGCCACGAGCAGGGGGCGGTCCACATGGCCGACGGCTACGCGCGCGCCTCGGGCAAAACCGGGGTGTGCCTCGTCACCTCGGGGCCCGGGGCGACGAACACGGTCACCGGCCTCGCCACGGCGTACATGGACTCGATCCCGGTTGTCGTCTTCACGGGCCAGGTCCCCACGCTGCTGATCGGCAACGACGCCTTCCAGGAGGCGGACATCGTCGGGATCAGCCGGCCGTGCACCAAGCACAACTACCTCGTCAAGGAGACGAAGGACCTCGCCCGGATCGTCAAGGAAGCCTTCTACATCGCCTCCACGGGTCGTCCCGGCCCGGTGCTGGTCGACATGCCCAAGGACGTGCTGGCCGGCTCCGCGCGGTACGATCTCCCCAAGGAGGTGAGTCTCCGGGGGTATCGCCCCACGTATGAAGGACACCAGCGCCAGGTGGAAAGCGCTGTCCGGCTGTTGCTGTCCAGGGAGCGCCCTGTGGTTTACGCGGGGGGCGGCATCATCCTTTCGAACGCCTCGGGGGAACTGGCGGAGCTTTCCCACGCGCTCTCCCTCCCGGTGACCACGACGCTCATGGGGATGGGGGCGTTCCCGGGCTCCGACCCGCTCTCGCTGGGGATGCTGGGGATGCACGGGACGTACGCGGCGAACATGGCGATCTCCACCTCGGACGTGATCCTCGCCGTGGGCGCGCGCTTCGACGACCGCGTCACCGGGAAGATCAGCGAGTTCGCCCCCCACGCCAAGATCATCCACGTCGACATCGATCCCACCTCGATCCAGAAAAACGTGCGGGTCGACATCCCGATCGTTGGGGACCTGAAAGACGTCCTCCGGAAGATGATCAAGCTGGTGAAGGGGAAGAAAGAGGCGACCGCGTTCCGGGGAACGACCGCCGCGTGGCGCGGACAGATCGCCTCATGGGCGAAGAACCATCCGCTGACCTACAAACCGTCGAAGGGGAAGATCAAGCCGCAATACGTGGTGGAGCAGATCCACAAGCTCACGAAGGGAAAGGCGATCGTCGCCACGGAGGTCGGCCAGAACCAGATGTGGGCCGCCCAGTTCTACAACTACGATCAACCGCGCACCTTCCTCTCCTCGGGGGGGCTGGGGACGATGGGGTACGGGCTCCCGGCGGCGATCGGCGCGCAGGTGGCGATGCCGGGGCGTCTCGTCGTCGACATCGCGGGGGACGGCAGCATCCAGATGAACATCCAGGAGCTGGCCACCGCCGTGCAGTACCGCATCCCGGTGAAGGTCGTGATCCTCAACAACGGGATGCTGGGGATGGTCCGCCAGTGGCAGGAGCTCTTCTTCGATGGGAATTATTCCCAGACGTGCCTCCCCCGGATCCCCGACTTCGTGAAGCTGGCGGAGGCGTACGGGGCGAAGGGGTTCCGCGCGACGAAGCCGGAGGAGGTCCCCGAGGTGCTCCGCAAGGGGTTCGCCGCCGACGGACCGGTGTTGATCGACGTGATCACGGATCCCACGGAGAATGTCTACCCGATGGTTCCCGCGGGGGCGGCGCTGACCGAGATGCTGCTGGTCTGA
- a CDS encoding acetolactate synthase small subunit, whose protein sequence is MRHTISVLVENEFGVLSRVSGLFSGRGFNIESLCVAETIEPKVSRMTIVTTGNDQIIEQILKQLNKLIPVLKVVDFTGVDTVDRELVLVKVNAEGDGKQEVLRLVDIFRARIVDVAPHCYTIEMTGGEGKVLAFLQMLRPLGIRELVRTGKIAISRGM, encoded by the coding sequence ATGCGTCACACGATTTCCGTCCTGGTGGAGAACGAGTTCGGGGTGTTGAGCCGCGTCTCCGGGCTCTTCTCGGGTCGCGGGTTCAACATCGAATCGCTCTGCGTGGCGGAGACGATCGAACCGAAGGTTTCCCGGATGACGATCGTGACCACCGGGAACGACCAGATCATCGAGCAGATCCTGAAGCAGTTGAACAAGCTGATCCCGGTCCTGAAGGTGGTCGATTTCACGGGCGTGGACACGGTCGACCGGGAGCTGGTGCTCGTCAAGGTAAACGCCGAGGGGGACGGTAAGCAGGAGGTGCTGCGGCTGGTCGACATCTTCCGCGCCCGGATCGTCGATGTCGCGCCGCACTGCTACACGATCGAGATGACGGGGGGCGAGGGGAAGGTGCTGGCCTTCCTGCAGATGCTCCGGCCCCTGGGGATCCGCGAGCTCGTTCGGACCGGAAAGATCGCCATCTCCCGTGGGATGTAG
- a CDS encoding ketol-acid reductoisomerase codes for MVTIYREQDAKVELLKGKTIAILGYGSQGHAHANNLKESGMSVIVGLRAGGNSWGKAKAAKFQVLDVPSAVKKADIVMVLLPDELQGGIYNSEVAPNLKQGASLMFAHGFSIHFGQIVPRADVNVFMVAPKGPGHLVRSQYLKGEGVPALIAVHQDPSGKSRDLALAYAAGIGATRAGVIETSFREETETDLFGEQAVLCGGATALVLAGYETLVEAGYAPEMAYFECLHELKLIVDLIYEGGISNMRYSISNTAQYGDLTRGPRVVSAETKAEMKRILEEIQSGAFAKEWMLENQANRPTFNALTRRGQEHPIEEVGRRLRALMPWMSKGRLVDKTKN; via the coding sequence ATGGTCACCATTTACAGGGAGCAGGACGCCAAGGTGGAACTGCTCAAGGGAAAGACGATCGCGATCCTCGGGTACGGCAGCCAGGGGCACGCCCACGCGAACAACCTGAAGGAGAGCGGCATGTCCGTGATCGTTGGGCTGCGCGCCGGCGGAAACTCGTGGGGAAAGGCGAAGGCGGCGAAGTTCCAGGTGCTGGACGTCCCGTCGGCGGTGAAAAAGGCCGACATCGTCATGGTGCTTCTGCCGGACGAGCTGCAGGGGGGGATCTACAACAGCGAAGTGGCGCCGAACCTGAAGCAGGGGGCGTCGCTCATGTTCGCACACGGCTTCAGCATCCATTTCGGGCAGATCGTCCCCCGGGCCGACGTCAACGTCTTCATGGTCGCGCCGAAGGGGCCCGGGCATCTCGTGCGCTCCCAGTACCTGAAGGGGGAAGGGGTGCCGGCCCTGATCGCCGTCCACCAGGACCCGTCCGGGAAGAGCCGGGACCTCGCGCTCGCGTACGCGGCGGGGATCGGCGCGACGCGCGCCGGGGTCATCGAGACGTCCTTCCGGGAAGAGACCGAGACGGACCTCTTCGGCGAGCAGGCCGTCCTGTGCGGCGGGGCCACGGCGCTGGTGCTCGCGGGGTATGAAACGTTGGTGGAGGCCGGGTACGCGCCGGAGATGGCGTATTTCGAGTGCCTGCACGAGCTGAAGCTGATCGTCGACCTCATCTACGAGGGCGGGATCTCCAACATGCGCTACTCGATCAGCAACACGGCCCAGTACGGCGACCTGACGCGCGGTCCCCGGGTGGTGAGCGCCGAGACCAAGGCGGAGATGAAGCGGATCCTCGAGGAGATCCAGAGCGGGGCCTTCGCGAAGGAGTGGATGCTCGAGAACCAGGCGAACCGCCCCACCTTCAACGCTCTCACGCGCCGCGGCCAGGAGCACCCGATCGAGGAGGTCGGCCGCAGGCTCCGGGCGTTGATGCCGTGGATGTCGAAGGGGCGCCTGGTCGATAAAACGAAGAATTGA
- a CDS encoding phosphatidylserine decarboxylase, with amino-acid sequence MSGRQSPVLAPEGWPFVLGGAAFAVVVYLLWPRGVPLAAVGILLALFSLWFFRNPGRTPPMETGVVVSPADGRIVYAGESPPGRYALVAGKRVSVFMSPFDVHVNRAPVTGRVASVRYHKGAFNVASVDKASLMNEQNAVAISTPEGRTVTYVQIAGMLARRIVCDLKEGDAVLRGQRVGMIRFGSRLDLYLPAETRLSAALGDRVRAGESVVGVFR; translated from the coding sequence TTGAGCGGAAGGCAGAGCCCGGTGCTCGCGCCGGAGGGGTGGCCCTTCGTCCTGGGGGGAGCGGCGTTCGCAGTCGTCGTGTACCTTCTGTGGCCGAGAGGGGTTCCTCTCGCCGCCGTCGGGATTCTTCTGGCCCTGTTCTCCCTCTGGTTCTTCCGCAACCCCGGCCGGACGCCGCCTATGGAGACGGGGGTCGTCGTTTCTCCGGCCGATGGTAGAATCGTCTACGCAGGGGAGTCCCCGCCGGGACGGTACGCTTTGGTGGCCGGCAAGAGGGTCAGCGTCTTCATGTCCCCCTTCGACGTCCACGTCAACCGGGCGCCGGTGACGGGCCGGGTGGCGTCGGTCCGGTACCACAAGGGGGCGTTCAACGTGGCGAGCGTCGACAAGGCCTCGCTCATGAACGAGCAGAACGCCGTGGCGATCTCCACGCCCGAGGGGCGCACGGTGACGTACGTCCAGATCGCGGGGATGCTCGCCCGACGGATCGTGTGCGACCTCAAGGAGGGGGATGCCGTGCTCCGGGGACAGCGGGTGGGGATGATCCGTTTCGGCTCCCGGCTCGACCTGTACCTCCCGGCGGAAACGCGGTTGTCGGCCGCCCTTGGGGACCGCGTCCGCGCCGGCGAGAGCGTGGTCGGAGTTTTCCGGTGA